The window CCACGGACGCCTTCTTCATCGCGCAGACGATCCCGCAGGTGCTCTTCGCGACGGTCGCGGCCGGCCTCGGCACGACCTTCGTCCCCGTCTACACGCAGCGCCGGCGCGAGGCCGGCCCGGAAGCGGCCAAGCGCTCCACCGACGCCATCTTCACCGCCGTCGTGGCCGTGACGGCGATGCTCGCGGCGGCGCTCTGGGTCTTCGCGCCCTCCGTGGTGTCGGTCGTGGCTCCCGGCTTTGGCGGCCCCGCGCGGGAGCTGGCCGTGCACCTCACCCGCATCATGCTGCCGAGCATGCTCTTTCTCGCGCTCGCGACCGTCAGCACAGCCGCGCTGCAGGCGCACGAGCAGTTCACGCTGCCGGCGATGATCGGCATCCCGTACAACGTGGTCCTCGTGGCCTCGATCCTCGGCCTTGGGACGCGCGCCGGCATCGACATCGTGGGATGGGGCGTCGTCGCCGCCGTGGCCGCTCAGTGGCTGCTGCTCGTGCCCGCGATGCGGCGGATCGGTTTCCGCTATCGCTTCTCGTGGAACTGGCGCGACCCGGCGCTCGCGCGGACGCTGGCGTTGACGACCCCTGTGGTCGTGGCCACCGGCGCGAGCCAGCTGGGGTTCGTCGTCGACCGCATGCTGGCCTCGCTCCTGCCTTCGGGGCGCATCGCCGCGCTGTCGTACGCAAACCGGCTCTACGGCCTGCCGACGGGCGTGTTCGTCGCGGCGATCGTCACCGTGGCGTTTCCCCTGCTGGCGCAGCGGGCCGCCGCGCGCGACTTCGACGGCCTGCGGGCCGCCCTCAGGCGCGGGCTGCGCCTCATGATCGCCTTCCTCACGCCCGTGACCGTGGCGCTCATCGTGCTGCGGCGACCGCTCG of the Clostridia bacterium genome contains:
- the murJ gene encoding murein biosynthesis integral membrane protein MurJ, which codes for MTATASPPSGASPADAVAPTTAIGAAPPAPNRARATLWVTIGSALSKPLGYLRDAALAAVFGASATTDAFFIAQTIPQVLFATVAAGLGTTFVPVYTQRRREAGPEAAKRSTDAIFTAVVAVTAMLAAALWVFAPSVVSVVAPGFGGPARELAVHLTRIMLPSMLFLALATVSTAALQAHEQFTLPAMIGIPYNVVLVASILGLGTRAGIDIVGWGVVAAVAAQWLLLVPAMRRIGFRYRFSWNWRDPALARTLALTTPVVVATGASQLGFVVDRMLASLLPSGRIAALSYANRLYGLPTGVFVAAIVTVAFPLLAQRAAARDFDGLRAALRRGLRLMIAFLTPVTVALIVLRRPLVQLLFQHGAFTAGDARQTAFALGYFALGLVPLGAAQLLQRAFFSLQDTRTPMILGVAGVAVNVAADLALVGPLAQGGLALGTSLNVAFQAAGLLWVLRRRLQHIGGRELVLTSVRAVAAGAAMALVLSGAWVAAAALWPGDGVLHQALRLAAAGAAGGAAYLAAGWLLGMREFLALAEALPARWRARFGRP